From one Pecten maximus chromosome 8, xPecMax1.1, whole genome shotgun sequence genomic stretch:
- the LOC117332437 gene encoding LOW QUALITY PROTEIN: nucleolar complex protein 4 homolog B-like (The sequence of the model RefSeq protein was modified relative to this genomic sequence to represent the inferred CDS: deleted 1 base in 1 codon) translates to MADKKAHGPKSDILNEIKASTKKCTASRKESNKIIDIISYAESSEKDILLACVRAFHKIFVQFLTTGEMFLETIPSDKTDKGLSKQVQYKIWLMDRYQDTVDRLVQLLESEYSSIQELALCTLMKFVETEGKNPVTKISSKKSHFPVVMFMKVMKQLMNTETNLQDLIGKFQEYLTYDDVRFHVLKSTMMDLKEKKNTMPGDVYLNNMFAVLERVTFPASPEEKLTTFLTTLPDEDVQLKMSSLREQKRLFTTSWVTFLAFQLPTNLYRRSLIILHDKVMPYMTSPVMLCDFLTESYNIGGAISLLALNGIFVLVQKYNLDYPDFYGKLYALFEPSIFHAKYRARFFYLADLFLTSTHLPAYLVGAFAKRLARISLTAPPSGLTVSIPFIYNLIHRHPNCRILLHRTDGPSEVSEDPYDPSEPDPTKCRAMESCLWELKTLQSHFHPDVARSAQRIDGEIQTTETDLSDLFEMSYDDLFDKETRKKVKFVPVNFETPKGLLGSKSDRMKLCWRLE, encoded by the exons ATGGCGGACAAGAAAGCACATGGACCGAAGTCGGATATATTAAATGAGATTAAAGCTAGCACGAAAAAATGTACAGCAAGCAGAAAGGAATCCAATAAAATTATTGACATAATATCATATGCAGAG tcttcagaaaaagatattttactggCCTGTGTTCGAGCGTTTCATAAAATTTTTGTCCAGTTTTTGACTACAGGAGAGATGTTCCTAGAAACAATACCTTCGGACAAGACTGACAAAG GCTTAAGCAAACAAGTTCAGTATAAAATTTGGCTAATGGACCGATACCAGGACACTGTTGACCGCCTCGTTCAACTTCTTGAGTCTGAATACTCatcaatacag GAGCTGGCACTTTGCACACTGATGAAGTTTGTGGAGACAGAAGGCAAAAATCCTGTGACAAAAATATCCTCAAAAAAGTCACATTTTCCAGTAGTGATGTTTATG aaggtGATGAAGCAGCTCATGAATACAGAGACAAACCTACAGGACCTTATAGGTAAATTTCAGGAGTACCTAACATATGATGACGTACGATTCCATGTGTTAAAATCCACCATGATGGAccttaaagaaaagaaaaacaca ATGCCTGGAGATGTATATCTTAACAATATGTTCGCTGTTCTGGAACGTGTGACGTTTCCAGCTTCACCAGAGGAAAAACTTACTACCTTCTTAACTACACTGCCAG ATGAAGATGTTCAGTTGAAAATGTCATCATTAAGGGAACAGAAGCGCTTGTTTACAACTTCCTGGGTAACGTTTCTCGCCTTCCAG CTGCCAACGAATCTGTATCGACGGTCACTAATTATTCTCCATGACAAAGTGATGCCGTATATGACAAGTCCTGTGATGCTGTGTGACTTTCTCACCGAGTCTTATAACATAG GTGGCGCCATCAGTCTGCTAGCTCTAAATGGAATATTTGTGCTGGTTCAAAAATACAATCT agATTATCCAGATTTCTATGGAAAACTATATGCTTTATTTGAGCCATCCATCTTCCATGCCAAGTACAGGGCACGATTCTTCTAT CTAGCGGATCTGTTTTTGACGTCTAC TCACCTGCCGGCTTACTTGGTTGGAGCTTTTGCCAAGCGTCTAGCCAGAATCTCACTGACAGCACCTCCCTCAGGATTAACTGTGTCCATACCCTTCATCTATAACCTAATACACAGACATCCCAACTGTCGGATATTACTACATCGCACAGACGGGCCTTCAG aAGTATCCGAAGACCCCTATGATCCAAGTGAACCTGACCCAACCAAGTGTCGTGCGATGGAGAGCTGTCTTTGGGAACTTAAG ACTCTGCAGTCTCATTTTCATCCTGACGTGGCCAGAAGTGCACAGAGGATAGACGGTGAAATACAAACAACCGAAACAGATCTCTCAGATCTTTTTGAAATGTCTTATGATGAT CTGTTTGACAAAGAAACTCGCAAGAAAGTGAAATTTGTGCCTGTGAACTTTGAAACACCAAAAGGACTTCTGGGATCAAAATCTGATCGAATGAAATTGTGTTGGAGACTTGAATAA